The genomic region ggccagtctcagtcgtgttagagctgttctcacagagcagttctgtcagggctctctcagcttcacttacctcacaggatgtctgtagtagggagaggaagagaaggccattgtaagctactttgagactctttcgggtcaTGGAAAGCGGGGagcaaaaccaactcttcttcttaaaggatTCTTGCATACTAGCAATTTCAGGGCAGGTATTCAAGATTTTCCTGAGTATGCTTATCCATTTTGTTACGATCCTTTATTTAATGTATATCATAGAAGACACATTTTCAGTTTTGGAGGAATTCTCATATATAGTTTCCATGATTACACTCAACAGACAGTAACCACAGATGAATATTTCCTGCCCCCAAATCATGCTTATATCCTTCTTCCCCTTTACGTTTTACTATGGATACTACTGTTCAGCTTGGCTTTTTTCCATACTGTGACAATTCCATTGTCGGAGATGAAAGATTTTGTGAAGTCTCTTAGCCTCAGTCTCCAAAGGGGGCTATCAGAGTTAGAAAGACATAGGCAGATCCTTCCTGTCTCTATGCTATTGCTGTCCTTTTGTTATATAgaccagaggtctccaacccccggtccgtggcccagtaccgggccgttaaggccatggtaccgggcctccagcggccgcgcctgccttcccctccccccgcagcgagagggggggaagaggcaggcgcggccgctggcatgccagcaacgcaaacgcgcacgcgcggagctgccacgcatgcgtgtttgcaccccctgctggcgaaaacgtgcacgtgcggctgttctgcgcatgcgcgttagcgccacctagtggcgaaaacgcacatgtgcggcaactgcgcgtgcgcgtttacgtgcagctgctgtggccgggccgccgcctctctcccaccctcggagacggtccccaactacaagaaggttggggaccgctgatatagacCGATATTCTCAGAGACCTTCCTacttcctgcctcttcctcctctctctcaaacacatgggctttctccatcttggcaccaTGACAGCAGGATGGATTCCTGTGTCTTTCGCCATCCTGGTTAGTTAGAATAGACTAAAAACCTGTCCCTCTACTGTCCTACCCACAAATGGatttccatataataaaatagtTAAATTAGATTGAAAAGATAACTTcggttttgtttgttgttttcttaccTGCACATATACAAGGAACATATGGCTTCTGCTGTAGCTTTTAGCCATTGCACAGTCTGCTAATTATGGGAATATTGCCTTACTATTCCAGCTTTCAAGGAATTAGTACATGGTGCATCTTAAATTCTTAAGTGTCACATACGTTGTAGTTTTGAACCTTACATGTGTTAAAATCTGGAAATCAGGAACTGAAGCCATCATTTCTGCAGATACCTCTGTTATTTGTCAATTAGGAATAAGCAATTCCCTGGTAGTTTACATCACTGTTCTGAAGTTGTACTAAAATAAAAGCAGAAAACTATTCACAGATGTACATTCTTGATTCTAATCTTGTACAAACCAATCTACCGTGCTTGTCATTTTCACAGACATAAGTTTTTAAATTTTCCCAATTTTAAAATGAACTGTATTAACAAAAAGAACATTTAGAAATGAGAACAGAATTAGAGTTTTGCTGCCCTCTTCTGGAACATGGGAAAAAATCTTGGTGAAAATTATTAACGCTTCCCCATGCCTTTTGCATTACTGATTAACAAAAACTATTCTTCTAACATTTTCCTGTTCATTTTGTTTCAGTGGTTCCTTTAAAGCTGCAAAACATGATAAAAATGGTGTGACATTCTCATCTGACAGTCTGATCATATTAAATAGTTCCTTTGTGTGAGCTTTGTATGATAATAAACAAATCAGGAGTTATcacctggcacccccccccccttttattctaCTGACTATACATTTCTTTAGAAGCCAAGAAAGAGAGGGGCTGTAGACAAAGGAATAATTGATAGAAATGCCTTCATTTTCCCTTATGAGAAACATAATGTTGGGTGTCAATGTTACAGTTCAGATTATTTTGTAGGTGTTCATATATGTTTATTGTGTGGCACGTGTGTAGTTCAGCCAGATgatcctaggattgtctagcTAcctggcaagagatgttcagaagtggtttgcccttgcctgcctctgcatcatgacctctagtgttccttggacgTCTccgatccaaatactagccagggtcgaccttgcttaccttctgagagctgatgaaatTGGTCTTTCTTGGGCAATCTTAGAAGCTAGTCTTCCAGATACCTGGTCCCAAGCCTTGTAAGACTTAAGTCAACACCTGGAATGGGCTCAGGTCTACTggaactccccctcccacaatgTTGATGTTCCTGAAGAGAAATCCCAATTGTTTTCATAAccaatagacctgagaagaatatatatatatatatatatatatatatatatatatatatatatatatatatatatatatatatatatatatatatatatatatattagaaaaaaaaaagggggagggaagacccACATTACAATTTCCATTTTATAAGTCAGTTATTTCATTCTGTCACATTTTACTGATCGATGTAGTCTAGAATAGGGATCCGTTTTCATCTGAAATCTGATGTTAGTCTGTTGTGCATCAGATATGTAAGTTTTGCCGTTGTCACATATTCAGCTATTAAATAACACGTGGGTGAAGAGAGAACCCTGCTGCACTCCACAGGCCAATGGCCATAGGGATGGAATCTCCCAGCACTGCCTGGAGATGACTAACCCCTAGACAGGACTTGACCCTCCTTAGAAACGTGCCCTTAGTCCTAGTGGTgagagctggcaggggttcatgggaattgtagtccatggacatctggagggccgcagtttgactacccctggcctaaagcatccaggataattatctgtccagctgctgcttgaagaccatcggTGAActttcttaggcagctgattccactactgaactactctatgaaaaagTTTTTCCCATTATCTAGCCAGTGCCattttacacatagtttaaactcattcgAGCAGGTTCTAGGTTCTGCTGGCAATAGGAACCACTCCCTACCCTCCTTCAAGTAAccagctttcaaatacttaaagagaataaTCAtatcccttctcagcctcctcttctccaggctgaatattcccaaggccctcagcctttcctcataaggcttgggccccagatcatcctcatcacactcctctgcaccctctcaattttgtccacatcttttttgaagtgaggtctccagaacctCACAGTAATCCAGGAGTGGTCTgacaatgtggtatacagcaggaccgtgacaccttgtgattttgatgtgatacctctgttgacaCAGTGcaaggctgcatttgccttctttatcacATCACACTgtatgctcatatttagcttacagccctcaagtaccccaagatcttgttcacacacactgctacccagaagtgtatctcccacccagcatgtgtgcttctcattttttgtgacccagatgtagaactctgtccttatccttattgaattacattttgttcttatttgccacttttccagcatattcagatctcACTCAACGCTATTTTCTGAGGTGTCAAAAGGACTACCTTCTAATGACTGTAGCTTGTTAAAAGCAATTCACATGAAAAGAGAGGGACCCGATTGGTTTAAATCAGGATTTTATGCTGTAGAATTCATAATACAAGCAAAGAACAAGAGGTtgccattacaaaaaaaaaaaaaaatcctaaaatacAATTCTAAAATTAGAACATCTCTTGTAAATTTCCATTCGTTAACAGAATCCTACCCCCACCtagtctctagggcaggggtagtcaaactgcagccctccagatgtccatggactacaattcccaagagcccctgccagcaaatgctggcaggggctcctgggaattgtagtccacggacatctggagggccgcagtttgacttcccctgctctagggagTGTGCACATGCAGTGAAAGTGTGATATTCACTCACACTGCCACCATCTTTGAAAGACAAAACAAATTGTTCTCCATTATCTAAAGGCCCTATTTATTACAGAATGTCTCAACCCAGCCACTTTTGCCAATCCCTGTCTTTATTGCTGCTAGTCTGGATAAACTTGTGGGATTAGCATCAGTTGCACAGCAAGAGTGATGAAAAGAACTACAGTAATAaatcatgcctcccccccccccacgaaatcCCAGTTGGCACCTCTCTTGTGAGATACCCAGTTCCTTTCTATCCTGTTTAGTGCTGCTCTCACTGGAATAAGGTATTGTCAGTGcagcatagtggttaaaagcagcggacactaatctgaagaactggacttgattccccactcctccacatgcagccagctgagtgaacttgggctagtcacagttctttcagagctgttctcacagagcagttctcttagagctctctcagtctcactaccTCACAGGCAATCTGTTGTAAGGAGAAGggaaagccactctgagactctttcaggtagtgaaaagtagagtaaaaaaacacagctcttctcctATCGGCACAAAAGTTCTGCATTCTGGCCACAAAGGGATATGTAGAGGTACATAAAACCCTCTAGGCCGGGCCCAAGTCCATGCTGTATTTCCACTAGCTTACTTTTTTCCCTAAGTAAGTGTTAAGTATTAGCTTATATCATATTATTATATTCACCCCCTACAAAATATCATATAATTTCGCCTATATACCCATGAGGGTGATATAACTGTAGTCCTGTATACTGCACAGGAGAGGAAAGTTGGCTCCAACCacgaaaggaggaggaagggttaTACGGAAGAGACAGATTGTCTCCTGCTCATCACTGCATTACTCTTCCAAGAAATGAAATAGGAAGAGGGAGTCTATACCTTGTATAACGTTTTAAGAAATCAAAGCAAAGGAACCAACCGGAACGTGATAAAAGAGTAACGTCAAGTGACAAAACTGCAGCCGTGCAATTAAGGGCTATACTTCTGGGGCCTTCTCCTGTGATTCACTCTGGGCACGAGGGTGCGTCTGGGGACGCCCGAGCGAGAGGGAGGAGAGATAGCAGAGCGAGGCCGGGCATGCCACGATGGCGGAGGAGAGACGGGAGTCTGTTCAATGGACTGCATCTGCACCAAGGACTCCAGCAGTTCTGTCTGGCGGTGCATTATCGCAATGATCTGTGCAGTGTCCGCCCGGTCTCTCTCACGGTCCTGCAGGTCCGCTGTGGCATACCGATTCAGGGAAGACAGGATCCGATCAGTGGCCGTCTGCACCCTCCTGTCCGCTATCCTCGACAATTCCATGACCAGGTCATTCCTCGTCTTCCTTTGGCGCTTTCGGACTCTGGTCAGGCAGCCTTCGGCAGCCAGGGTCGCATAGTTGTGCGGCAGAGTCGGTGACGATGGCTTTGCCGcatctaaaaaacaaacaatatataaacaattcTCCCTCTTCTAATATACAGATGGCACCGAGCTCTAACTCCTGCTTAAAAagcagccagctgctgggatgcaGCCTCGCGTTTAGCCACTGTAGCGGCCTGGTTAGGTGAGAGCTGGCCAATGTTAAATCCTTCCAAAGCAGAGATCATACGGTCAGGTAGGTCTGGGACTCAGCGGTGGCCGGCTTTCCCTACACTTGATAAGAGTCCAGCTCTCAGCAGTGGACTCCATTAGAAGCTCAGGGATGTGGCTCAAATCCTTCCTCACTCTGGATAGACATGAGTGACGCTGACTCACCTATGCTGAGCCCACCAGTTGCTCCCCATGCATCCCGCTCTGCCTTTGCCACTGTGATGCACTTCCAGGTTAGGCTCCTGCAAGTCCCTCTAGATAGGGCTGCCTTGGAAGATGCATCAGAAGCTTCCAGTGATctagaatgtggctgctaggttGCTGATTCAGTCTCCCTAGCCTGCACATATAATAGCAATACtttggcaactgcactggcttctgtTGCTAATTCCTATTGCTGGTTTTGACCCATGAAGCCCTAACCAGTCTGGGACCATCTTACCTTCATGATTGCCTCTCTAagtatcaccccccccccggtctcctaAATTCACCATGGCAAGGCCTTCTACAAGTGTTTGGCTCACAAATGTCTGCTTGTCAATCACCAGGGCAAGGGCATTTTCAGTGGTTACCCGTCTCTCTGGAATCAGCTCCCTGGGGGAAGTTTGTGCCCTGCAGGATTTTCTACCATTTCACAGGACATATAAGGTGGCTTAACCAACCCACCCAATCCCTCAGAACTGGTAAGCCCACCTCCGTAAGGGTATACTGGATATAGAAGAGGCAGTTTTTAAATTATCTGTTGATTTAACATTTTATCAtttgtactagtaatcaagcccgttgtacttaaaatacagtgggcgctaggtatgggagcccccggcagtcgcgtggagcgcggctgctgggggctcccgtGGTCGGCGGCCTCtggccgtgtcaggccgccgggcaagGAGCCTTTGTTTTGTGTAGCCTTTGGTTGATCTTACAAGCCAGGGAGCTGGCCACGTGTTTTAATTCCTCTGAGCAATCAGTTAACGGTTTAATTGGCTTTCTTGCTCTGTTTATCGTGTTCCTTTATTTGTGTtgattattgtatttttttaaatgtcgtgAGCCACCCAGAGTCCTCTGTGGGGAAATCACATAGGGCACcattttaattagttaattaatcaATCCAGATAATGAGGACAAGCACATAACTACTTTGGCAGCTTGGTCCACTCAGAGAAATAAGCCGAGTGCCTACCTGCTGTTGGCCAAGGCATGCTGGGAGGCTTTGCGGGTGCTGCTCTCCTCATGTAGAACATTGGACTGGGCGTGGCAGATCCAGAGACTTCCATGGGCAACTGATCCTGGCCCTCTACATAGTCCCTGTTCATTAATGGCACGGCTCCCTCGACTGCGGGGCATGGGGAATTGGTATCCTCTGAAGATTCTTCTGGAAGTACGGCATTCTGTTGCCTCTTAGGAAGGTGGAAGCTAGAATCCCCGGCTAATATCCTATCAAGCTGCTCATAGAAAGGGCACATGAGACGTCCGTTCCCGTAGGAGGAGCTGTCCTTGGCCTTTTTGTAATCCCGGCGCATCGTTTTTGTCTTGGTCCGGCATTCTTGCGCTGTGCGCTCGTGTCCCCGCTTTGCCATCTCACTTGCAATGACCTGGAACGTGTCCATATTTCGATAGCTACTCTGAAGCAACTTTTGGATCTTTTGTTCTCCCCATATATCCAGGAGGTCAACGACCTCGGTGTAGGCCCAGTTGTTGCCACGGCGACTCATCTTGTAGAAATTGCAACctgtttttttaagtcaaaaagaAGAATTGCAAATCAAGCGGAGATAGCATTTTCAAGCAAAACACGActtcacaaaaacaaaacaataatttgATTATTTAAATCTGTATAAATATTCCTAAATACTTACCTCAAGCAGCATCCAGATGACAATAGGAAAAGATGGTCTTTTTAGGGGGAAAAGTCCTCAACAACTTGCATCTCTTGTGCAGTAAGAGCCATTGTCTCTAGCAGTGTTTCTATTGGTGCATTTCAAGTATACCAAATAAGCAACTGTCAATTGCAAAAACAGCTTGTGTGTGCATTTTCCCCCTTAAGTGACTTGAGCATTATGTGCGGAAAGGTTAATATGTCAAATCAAACTCCTGTGCCTTCAGAGTGTGGTGGTGTACAAACCtgcaagagaaagaagagttcAAATTCTGTCCCATGCGTAGCTGCGCTAGCTTCCTAAAACTGGCAAAATTACAATTATATAGTTTTCAGGAGAGGAGGAGGTTTCAGAGACCTGTTAACACTATAAGTTAAACTgggcacacattttttaaaatgggtaaATAGCTACACTTAGACAGCCCTTCATAAAGAAATTCCAGCCACCCTCGCTCCACATGCATCATATCAAACTTCAAAAAATACTAGAAGCAAAATTCCAAATATGACCCACCAACGGCCCACAGATCCCTAGCAGGCCATTTCGAGCAGATACAAAAGAATTCGTTTCTTGGCTAGGACAGGGCAAGACAGACCAGCACAGTCTCTCATGTTTACGAGAAGCAGAAGTAGAGGCTGGGATTTTTTCCCAAAGGAGACAGATTCTACTCTAGAGGAGGGATCCGCAAACACTTGACGCTTTTGTCTTGCAAAACGCAGTCCAGCAGATGCTGCCTGGAACCCTTCTCGGGAGGTGCTCCTGCCGGAGAGGCGGCCGCGGCCCTTAAAGAAATACCTTTGCGGTCCTTGGAGAAAGTTGCACGGAAATACATTTCGGATCGCCTGCTCGTCCGCCTTGAGCCGGAGGAAGCGCCTCGCCAGCCGCTGCCAATCTTCGGTAGGCACGCTGCTTTAGCCGAGGCGGGCGAGAGGAATCTTCCACTGccctccacggggggggggggggggggaggcaaagcagGTCTCGTTCCGCTTCCGCTCCCCCCTCTTTGCCTCGGCTTTGACCCTTCCCTCGGAAGCGCAGAAGGAGGACGCGCAAACGGCCGCAGCACGGGATCCCCACATGGGGAGGTTGGGTCACTGTAATATACCCAGGCGCCTTCCtttactctaaaccaggggtggcccaactggggctctccagatgtccatggactacatttcccatgagcccctgccagtgcatgctatgAAATAGTATGAAGACAGAAACCAGAAATAGTATAAAGCCAGAAACCATCATATTCAAGAATCCAATTCTTTGTCCTGAGAAGCTGACATTTCAGCCCAATTATCTCTCTGCAATGTGAGAATGTTACCTACCTACTATGCACATACCTGCTTGTGAAATTTTCAGTACAGCAGCAAGGAGATCACGCTCTCTATATTTAACAGAGTACCCCACACTTATAATCGAAAAATAGACAATatg from Paroedura picta isolate Pp20150507F chromosome 9, Ppicta_v3.0, whole genome shotgun sequence harbors:
- the LOC143845075 gene encoding uncharacterized protein LOC143845075; this translates as MSRRGNNWAYTEVVDLLDIWGEQKIQKLLQSSYRNMDTFQVIASEMAKRGHERTAQECRTKTKTMRRDYKKAKDSSSYGNGRLMCPFYEQLDRILAGDSSFHLPKRQQNAVLPEESSEDTNSPCPAVEGAVPLMNRDYVEGQDQLPMEVSGSATPSPMFYMRRAAPAKPPSMPWPTADAAKPSSPTLPHNYATLAAEGCLTRVRKRQRKTRNDLVMELSRIADRRVQTATDRILSSLNRYATADLQDRERDRADTAQIIAIMHRQTELLESLVQMQSIEQTPVSPPPSWHARPRSAISPPSRSGVPRRTLVPRVNHRRRPQKYSP